The genome window TGAAGCGCCACCGGGAATGCTTCCTCAACAGGCAGTTCATAGTCCGGATTGATTTTAAATTTAATTATTTTTATTTTTTTAATTTTTTCAAATATTTTAAAATATTTTTTAATGGTCTTTAAATTTTTTTATTAAAATTTCAATTCTTTCTTATAAGAAATATTTTAATTTTTTCAAATAGTTAATTGGGGTAAAAAGAATGTATTTAGGCAGAATTATTTCAGCAGGAAAAACAGAAGATGGAAAACCATATGTTGCTTATAGGGTTTCAAGCAGATCCTTCCCAAACAGGCAAGTGAAGGTTCTTGAAAATGAAGCGGCTATCATTCCAAAGGAAGGATTTGAAAAGGATATTTTCAAAAACTCCTACATCGCTTATGACTGTGTAAAGACTGTAGGGGACATTGCAATCATTTCAAACGGTTCCCAAACCAATCCGATTGCAGACAAGATATCCATTGGCATGAACATTAGGGATGCAATGGTATACTCCTTAACCACTTTGGATTATGAAAAGGATGATTATAACA of Methanobrevibacter sp. contains these proteins:
- a CDS encoding IMP cyclohydrolase; translated protein: MYLGRIISAGKTEDGKPYVAYRVSSRSFPNRQVKVLENEAAIIPKEGFEKDIFKNSYIAYDCVKTVGDIAIISNGSQTNPIADKISIGMNIRDAMVYSLTTLDYEKDDYNTPRIAAVVKGGEDYEAYIGIVTDSKVLVEKIEDGNAQFISTYEKNTPEDVIYSADTPDDACKFIFDEGAFAEFENPVCSVAAIFDGKWNISGLNPE